The segment AACGAAAGGAGGGTATTACTAGTTACTAAACATGATAATTGGCTGAGCGAGGACCAGACATATTTTCATGTCTTCAATTTATTTAAAAAATTGAATTCAAAAACAAATAACCAGTGGGAACTTTTATCTATGTCTGGAACCGAAAGTGGGTCACCTGGTTTCTCCTCGTTATTCTGGAACTATGTTCCTCGCATTCTTAGTCCCAAGTTTTCCGACATAAGTTTAATCATAGAGCTAAAACGAGGAAATGGAGAGATTAGACGCAGTCCCGGAACTAAGAGTGCTCACCTTGATCAAAATCTCATTGAGCCAAGTTCTATCTCATTCGAATTTTTAAGAGAGGGTGTTCCTTCCGTAGTTTATGACATCAACGATAATTGGTTACAAAGTAGGGATAGTTTCGACCACATCTTTAAACTTATTCAAAAACATTCGTCGCTGGATTTTCATTTCTCGTTCACACAAATGATAAACGACTTAATCTATGATTATATTATTTTGCCTCCAGAGTTAAAATCAATTTTAGTCAATTTAGAAAACGTAAATATAAATGAGCTAAAACCTTTTTTCAAATTATTTGGCAGATATTTATACCTACCTGGAACTATGAAATATGCTTTGTTTCACCATCTCGTTTCCATTAGAAAATCGCACCTATATGAACACGTTTTCGCTGAAGGTTATCCAGCGTTCCATATCAGGAGACATGAATCTATGAACAGCTCATACATATCCGAACTTGATAGGGCCACAACTGAGAAATATATGGATACAATATACTATATGCTACATGAACTCCTCTAGCTCTTTAAGGCTGGATATTACAAAATCTGCATATAGTTCTGGATACTTCACTGAGTTATACCGATCTACTAGGATGCTCTTTATATTAGCTTTTTTAGCGGCTAGGCAATCCTTAACTGGATCATCACCTATCATTACGCAATTCTCCTTTCTTGCTCCTAAAGTCTCACATGCTAGAATAAAAGGTTGAATGCTTGGTTTGGGTTTTACATTATCTTCTCCACCAATGATTATTATGTCAAATCTATCAATTAGTGGAAATTTTGCCACCCTAGCTCTTTTATTTCCACTATTTCCGTCACTGTTGGTAACTAAACCCAGTTTGTATCCCTTTCTTTTCAGGTAATCAACTATATCAATCGCGTCGTCAAAAGGAGGTGTGTTTTGCGCTATGGACCAGTATAAGGTAGTCCACTCTTGCAATTGGTCTCTATCAACATCTTTTACTCCAAGTTGATTTAACGCTTCAACCCACCAAACGTCTCTATCATATGTTCCTTCCGAGTCAAATTTTTGGGCTATACTTAGAATTTTCTCCCTAAGGTATTGTAGGGATGTGCTGGGGACATTATTGTCTATTAAGAAGTTATAAATATCTTTAGATACCTCTTCTATCGCTTTCTCAAAAATTGGCTTCGAATTAACGAGCGTATTATCATAATCAAATAAAATTGCCTTTGAGCCTGCAAAAAGATTGAAATCTTCCATCCTTCTTCACGACAAGAAGTCCTCAACCTTAGGTAACTCTTTCGGCAAGCCTTTTCTCTCTCTTATTTTTAGAACAACATCAGTTAATATGCTATCTGGAACTGGAGCCCACTTGCTAAATTCCGTTCCCCAAAAAGCTCTTCCCCCTGTAGAGCCTCTTAAATCGCTAGCTAACTCATAAGATTCCGAAACTGGAATTTCAGCTAAGACTCTAGCCACATTACCAGTTTGTGTCATGTTAAGTATTTTACCTCTCTTTCTGCTTAACACTGCAGTCACGTTTCCTACGAACTCCATAGGAACTCTTATATCCAGCTTTTGCAAAGGTTCTAAGAGTGTTGGCTTAGACATGAGCATTGCCGCAAAGATAGCGTTTCTTACTGCGGGATAAATCTGTGCAGGCCCTCTATGCGCCGGATCTTCATGTATCGTTGCGTCGTGCAGAACTACCTTAACTCCTCTTACGGGTTCGTGAGCCAGTGGACCCTCCCTCATAGCAAGCCTATACCCTTGAAGGAGAGTATCAATTATCTCTCTTAGATGCTGAACTCCACTAGTCGCATCAATAAGAACATTCACATTTTCGTCTATCGCAACTATCTTCTTAGCTTCATCGTAATCCCAATCCGCCTGATCTCTTAATATTTTTGCCATTTCCTTAGAATCCATATCCTCCTTTATTGTACCATTTGAGATCAACTCTATTGTTTTATCATTTAATGGTTCTACGCTTATATAGAATTTATTGTGTTTATTTGGCGATTTACCCTCAAATACTTGGCTCTTATTTCTCACGCTTTCCCTATATACTACAATAGGAGGTGTGGTTACTACGTCTACGCCGTAATTATCCTTTAGGAGTTGTAGAGATACCTCAACATGGAGGAATCCCATTCCAGAGAGTAGATATTCACCTGTTTCCTCGTTTATTTTAACTACTAGGTTTGGATCTTCAATACTAAGCTTTCTCAGTGCGTCTATCATCTTAGTTAGGTCCTTAGGGTTCTTAGGCTCAACTGCAATAGTTACGACTGGCTCAGATACGTAGTGTAACTTCTCGAAGCTCCCCTGAAGATCTTTAAATCTGACATCAATTAAAGTCTCGCCAGATCTAGCTCTCTCTAAACCTAGCACGGCAGCAATGTTACCTGCAGGAATCTCGTCAGCTAGTTCTCTGAATTGTCCCATGTATATACTTACCTGTAAGACTTTTTGAGGGGCTTTGGCATTAACTAGCCAAACTTCACTTCCTGGCTTGATGGTTCCGGAGAACACTCTGCCTGTAGCTACTAGTCCTGCATGAGGATCTACCTTCATGTCAGTTATCATCATCACAACAGGTCCATTCGGATCTGCCGCGAGCATGGCTTTGGCCAATTCATTATCTAAATCTCCCTTCCAAATCTTGGGAATCCTATATTTTTGGGCCTCTACAGGATTTGGAACGAACTTGATTACTGCATCTAAAAGCGCTTCATTGATTGGAACTTGAGATGCTAACTCATTTATCTTGGTTTTATCAGAAACTGAGTAAGCATCAATAACATGTTTCATGTTAATCCCTTTCTTCTGTGCCATCGGTATACTGAAGCCCCATCTATCCTTAGCTGATCCAAAGACTACATTGCCTAATGATGGATTAATTGACCATTTTTCTTTTAGATCAGGCTCAGCATATATATTGATTAAATTATTTACCTCTTTTATTATATCCATTAACTTTTGCATCATCTCTTGAGGCCCAAGCTTCAATTCTTTCACTAATCTATCGACCTTATTTACAAATAGGATAGGCCTAACTCTCTCCTCTAAACTTTGCCTTAGTACCGTTTCTGTTTGCGTCATAACGCCTTCTACCGAATCGACCACTACAATAGAACCGTCTAATACTCTGAGGCTCCTAGTAACTCTCCCGCTAAAGTCTACGTGACCTGGAGTATCAATCAAGTTTATTACGTATCCTTTTCCCTCAACTTCATGATAAAGGCTGACGTTAGCTGCTTTTACTGTTATACCTCTCTGTTGCTCTACTGATAAATAGTCTAAGGCTAGAGCCTCCCCTGCAACTTTAGGTGATATTATACCTGATGCCGCTAACAGCTGGTCGCTAGTTGTTGTTTTACCATGATCCACGTGAGCTATAATTCCTATATTCCTTACTCTAGTCCTATCCTTCATAAGGCTCAGGACTTGTTCAGATGTCTTATACTTAGGCAAACCGTATCACCTGATAGCGTAAGCATGTAGTACTATAAGACAGGAGTATTAAAGTGTGATTATGGAGGTTTGGAGCAAAAGAGTAGTGAAAACATACATAATTCCTAGCGGGCGTTATATAAGAGGATAACATCTCTTGGGATTTATATAATTTAAATCTATAGAATTTTAGAAACAGTTCTTATCTGGTATTCCTGAAATAAATACGCCAGGAAAAACAAGTACGTATCGAATCTTACTTCACGAAATCGGTAATCGATGAAGACTTATTGGTGTTGGAGTTAGAAAATTTAGTATTTAAGATTTTATATAGTAGCTCAGCCTTTTTTCTACTACCTAAAATTTTTTCGAAATCTGCTATATTGCCATTACACATGTTTCTCACAGTAGAGAATTCTTTCAAAAGTTTAGAGGCAGTTTTTACACCGACTTGTGGTAAGGACTGAACTAAGTAGAGCTGCATTTCCTCAATTGATTCAAATTTAGGCTTGCTATGTAGGGAGATAGGCTTTCTCTCTAAATCTTCTTGATATTTTCTAGCTAATGTAAATAATATCTCTGAAGATTCGCGCTTATTAGAAGAAAACAGGACGTTTACATCGTAATCTACAACAGCTGAAATTAGAGCTGAGTTAAATAGCTTGCTCTTCCCAGAAACTGACTTAGCTGTCTCTAGATTTCCTTCAACCAAGATAAATGCTTTCGTGTAAGCTTCTCTTAACCTCGACAACTGATCAAAGAACCTTTTATCATAAATCGAGTTTATAAGATCATAAACACTTTTCCTCTCCACTGCCACTCCCTCTGATACAACGTAATCGCCGACGGACAACTGTTGAGTAAATAAAATAGCTCCGAGCTCTTTTAGTAAATCTGGGATACCAGATTGAAATTCTCTAGAATCTACATAAATCCTTGGCATTACAGTTCATTAGTACTTTACATGAAAAAATATTAAGCCTTTGGAGGTGAGCTACCCTGGGTACCTTGTGGATAGTACTTCTGTACAAGTTCGTTTACCTTTTTCTGAAGGTCTTCAAACTGCTTTCTAAGCAACCCTTCTTGCTTCTGATAAGTTCTACTCTTCAGCTCTAACAACTCCTTTCTCTCATTAAGTTCGTTCTGAACGTTGGTTCTCTCTTGTTTTACTAAAAGATTGCCTACTATCTTGTATACAGGCGCATCTTGAGGAATGTTAGTTAGTTCCTTGAGAACTTCATTGACCTCTCTTAATTCTCCTTCTATAACACTTTTTTCGTAGGTAAGTCTCTCTAATTGATTTTGTAATTGTTGTAGCTTTAAAAGTTGGGTTTGGAGTTCAGGAGGAATCCTTTCTGCCAATCCAATCTACCTCATTTAGTGTACTTATCACACTGTAGATCCAGAATATATAAGAATTCATTATAGCTCTACACCTGGAAGCTGTCTCACAGGAAATTGTGATCTCATCATCGCTTAGTTTAACGTAATGTTTATCAATATCTTCTATTAGTAGCGCGTCTCTAACTAAGGATCTTACTTCCTTGTCTAGCCCCTTTAGAGAGATGTTAATTGTTATCATCATTAAGTCCAATCCTTGCTATTTCTACACCTTTTTTGTTAATAAAACTGATCTTACATATACTATCATACCATACTTTCGCCATAACGTTACATTCATAAGATCTTTTAGCGCCCATATCTATAAGAAATGATGCAACGTTAAAGCATTGCCAAGCCATATTCAGCAAACAAAGGCTTCTTCTAGTGTTATTCAACGAAATAGGTTCGTAATCGCTTCTTAGGCTCAACTCGCTTATTTTGAACTTATACAAAAGGTGCTCATATGCTACGTCATAAACTTCGATAGAGCCAGGATTTCCTTTGCTAGTATTTACCACCACTAATAATATTCCCCCCAATACCTTACTCGCTATAAACATTTCCTCTAATTTTCTCTTTCCTCTATTTATTTTCAGGGAATCAGGAAAAATATATTCTAAATAATTTAAAAAACTTCTTGTGCGATTTGACGTGTCCCTAGAACTCGTTATGAGAACCCTAACTCGGGGTATAGGCCTGACCAGCCCATTTAGCTCCACATTTCTTGCAACTCCATATACCTGATGCTACTCTATATACTTTACCTGGAGTTTTACAAACTGGACATGTATGCTCCGAATATCTTTTACTCATTATTTCGCTCCATTTTTTCCTAAGCGAGGAACCGTATCTAGCAGCAAATCTGCCTGCTATCTTTGAGCTATTTTTAGCTGGCATTATTATTCACTACCTTTATTCCCATTATATTTTTAAAATCTTCTAACATTTTTTGACTAACCGTACGTGAAGTGTTCTCAGCGATTTCAATTTCTTGTTGGCTAAAGCTGCCTTCTCCAGACTTCTGTATCCCCACTATATGCCCGTCTGGAATATAAGAGAACGATATCTTCGCATCCATTATTCCTTCCTCTTCTAGATCAGGATCGACGACTAGGAACTTACCTAGTTTAGCTATAGTAACAGTAGCTACAGGATACCTGATAGGAAAGGGAGTAGTTTTATCCTCTTTGACAATATTTATGGTTCCATTATCATTTACAATCCTAGGAAGTTTGGTATCATAAAGAGCTGCTACAGCAGATAACGTACAAGCGTCCAAGATGTTACCGCCATAATCTAGGACAGATATATCTACCCATACCGTCCAAACCCTCTTACCCGGCTCTATTACTAATGCTGATAAGTCTACTGCTTTAGAGTCTCTCAAACTTCTATCAACTACCCTTGAGAGCTCAATTGCATTTTCGTCAGGTGGACCGGGCTCGAAGGTTTCATACGCTAAAGGCAATAGCTCTGCGTTAACTACTAAGTTACCTTGATTAGGAGTATCCGAGTATGGCTCGTCCTCTTCTATTTTCACGCCTGCCAACACTGTAGTATCACCAAGTTTCACCAATGCCGAACCGTCTGCCTTTTTGGCATACCCAAGGGTTATAGACAAAGGCCTATAATCATTAAATTTCCTCCCGTCGTTTCTACTTCCTCTTTCCAAAAGCGATATTATACTTTCTTTCTTTATTAACGGGACCACATTCTCTTT is part of the Metallosphaera cuprina Ar-4 genome and harbors:
- a CDS encoding HAD family hydrolase, which produces MEDFNLFAGSKAILFDYDNTLVNSKPIFEKAIEEVSKDIYNFLIDNNVPSTSLQYLREKILSIAQKFDSEGTYDRDVWWVEALNQLGVKDVDRDQLQEWTTLYWSIAQNTPPFDDAIDIVDYLKRKGYKLGLVTNSDGNSGNKRARVAKFPLIDRFDIIIIGGEDNVKPKPSIQPFILACETLGARKENCVMIGDDPVKDCLAAKKANIKSILVDRYNSVKYPELYADFVISSLKELEEFM
- a CDS encoding elongation factor EF-2, which translates into the protein MPKYKTSEQVLSLMKDRTRVRNIGIIAHVDHGKTTTSDQLLAASGIISPKVAGEALALDYLSVEQQRGITVKAANVSLYHEVEGKGYVINLIDTPGHVDFSGRVTRSLRVLDGSIVVVDSVEGVMTQTETVLRQSLEERVRPILFVNKVDRLVKELKLGPQEMMQKLMDIIKEVNNLINIYAEPDLKEKWSINPSLGNVVFGSAKDRWGFSIPMAQKKGINMKHVIDAYSVSDKTKINELASQVPINEALLDAVIKFVPNPVEAQKYRIPKIWKGDLDNELAKAMLAADPNGPVVMMITDMKVDPHAGLVATGRVFSGTIKPGSEVWLVNAKAPQKVLQVSIYMGQFRELADEIPAGNIAAVLGLERARSGETLIDVRFKDLQGSFEKLHYVSEPVVTIAVEPKNPKDLTKMIDALRKLSIEDPNLVVKINEETGEYLLSGMGFLHVEVSLQLLKDNYGVDVVTTPPIVVYRESVRNKSQVFEGKSPNKHNKFYISVEPLNDKTIELISNGTIKEDMDSKEMAKILRDQADWDYDEAKKIVAIDENVNVLIDATSGVQHLREIIDTLLQGYRLAMREGPLAHEPVRGVKVVLHDATIHEDPAHRGPAQIYPAVRNAIFAAMLMSKPTLLEPLQKLDIRVPMEFVGNVTAVLSRKRGKILNMTQTGNVARVLAEIPVSESYELASDLRGSTGGRAFWGTEFSKWAPVPDSILTDVVLKIRERKGLPKELPKVEDFLS
- the xpf gene encoding 3'-flap repair endonuclease Xpf, whose protein sequence is MPRIYVDSREFQSGIPDLLKELGAILFTQQLSVGDYVVSEGVAVERKSVYDLINSIYDKRFFDQLSRLREAYTKAFILVEGNLETAKSVSGKSKLFNSALISAVVDYDVNVLFSSNKRESSEILFTLARKYQEDLERKPISLHSKPKFESIEEMQLYLVQSLPQVGVKTASKLLKEFSTVRNMCNGNIADFEKILGSRKKAELLYKILNTKFSNSNTNKSSSITDFVK
- a CDS encoding prefoldin subunit beta, whose amino-acid sequence is MAERIPPELQTQLLKLQQLQNQLERLTYEKSVIEGELREVNEVLKELTNIPQDAPVYKIVGNLLVKQERTNVQNELNERKELLELKSRTYQKQEGLLRKQFEDLQKKVNELVQKYYPQGTQGSSPPKA
- a CDS encoding 50S ribosomal protein L37ae; its protein translation is MPAKNSSKIAGRFAARYGSSLRKKWSEIMSKRYSEHTCPVCKTPGKVYRVASGIWSCKKCGAKWAGQAYTPS
- the rrp42 gene encoding exosome complex protein Rrp42, producing MSMTPTKENVVPLIKKESIISLLERGSRNDGRKFNDYRPLSITLGYAKKADGSALVKLGDTTVLAGVKIEEDEPYSDTPNQGNLVVNAELLPLAYETFEPGPPDENAIELSRVVDRSLRDSKAVDLSALVIEPGKRVWTVWVDISVLDYGGNILDACTLSAVAALYDTKLPRIVNDNGTINIVKEDKTTPFPIRYPVATVTIAKLGKFLVVDPDLEEEGIMDAKISFSYIPDGHIVGIQKSGEGSFSQQEIEIAENTSRTVSQKMLEDFKNIMGIKVVNNNAS